The stretch of DNA AATAGTTCATGTTATCTaggatatactattactacgaTCATTATCATAATATGATTAGTAAGAGTATTGTAATTGTATAATAAACTGCGTCATAGATACCTCATGCGTTCGTTCTATCATTGAATGCAATCCCTTCTTGCAAATAATGCTAGCTGAAAGATAACTTAATGAATACTTTAAGTCTATATTAATTACATCGTAATTCCAAGTTTAATTAACTACGATAGATAAAGATAAATATGTATTCATAGTTTGTATTATCTTAGTCAATTTATGAAAGATAGCTAACATAAATGGCGCCAAAATTAGACGTAAATCTAAGTACGCCGCAAGGTGGCAGTAGTCTTACGATTTTCGCGCACCAGATACTTCGAATGTTGTTACTCGTGTTAAGttcttaattatattaaattattattaacaattcACCAAATTCTTATACACATTTTATTGCCTAAACGTTTTGTAGCCTGaatgacatataaaattcaatttttattaagtatagcgtaaatttgtttcatcttttATGAACATTCCATTTGAATGTCCCATATTGGATAGGTATGCCATCTTGCGTTTGCGCGACTCATACTTCGTATGGTAGTGAAAATCAATAACATAACCTTAATTCGAGGTCGACACATTTAATCATCACGTGCAATTATCAAGTAAACAAATATTGAAGTACCTTTTTGTGCGTGTCGTTTGAAAAGTTTATTGTGatattaaaaacattaattCCATTCTAGCAAAGAAAATATAATCTGTGAAACCATTCTTGACGCGAGGTTATATATATGAAGTTTAATCGTTTAGTGTAATgttaaaacattaaaatattgcGTGAAAGATGagcgatttcgaaaaagaaCATGGCCCTAAAATAACGGGGCCAGTGGACAATGCCTGGTCGTTAAAAATACCATCTTTTAAGCCCGAGGATAATCCACATCGTTTACTCGAAGAAAGCTCGTTCGCAACTTTGTTTCCAAAATATAGAGAACAATATTTAAAGGAACATTGGCCATTAATTCAAAAATCGTTAGAGGAACATGCAATCAAAGCCGAATTGGACCTCATCGAAGGTAGTATGTCTGTGAAGACCACCAGAAAAACTTGGGATCCATATATCATAATTAAAGCTCGTGACATGCTCAAACTCATGTCCAGATCTGTTCCTTTTGAGCAAGCAATGAGAGTACTTCAGGACGATATTGGCTCAGATATCATAAAGATATCATCTTTTGTAAGAAACAGGGAAAAGTTTGTCAAGAGACGACAGAGGCTCATAGGACCAAAAGGATGTACCTTGAAATCCATTGAATTGTTAACAAATTGTTATGTCGTTGTACAGGGACAGACAGTGGCTGCGTTGGGTCCTTACAAAGGTCTTATTCAAGTGAGGCGTATTGTGGAAGATACTATGAAAAATATTCATCCTATTTACAACATTAAAGCATTGATGATTAAAAGAGAGTTGGCAAAAGATCCTAAACTGAAAAATGAAAATTGGGAAAGATTTTTGCCTAAATTCAACAGTAAGAATATTAGCAAGAGGAAGCAACCTAAGaataggaaagaaaagaaaccgTATACTCCGTTCCCACCCCCACAACAGGAGAGCAAGGTAGACAAGATGATAGCTTCCGGAGAATACTTCTTGAAGGAGGAGCAAAAGATagccaagagaaagagagaacagGACATCAGGCACCAGGAGGCTGAGAAGAAGAGACAAGAACGCAGAGCAGAAGCATTTGTACCTCCTGAAGAacaatcgaaagaaaagaaggaacagAATAATGAGATAAATTTGGATGAGTTTAAGAAGAAAGTTAAAAAGGCGCTGAAAAAACGTGGTGGCCGGTCATAGTACTTGcttgtaaatttaataaaacagaTTCAAATTTAGTAAGTTAACTTGCTAAATTATTTGGAGATGatgtttttaataaaatgaattattattaataaatttcagtTTAAGAAATACTCGTGTAACTTCTGGAATAACtccaatattttattaaaaaaaaccTTGTTCCTATAAGTATTATATTAACGCGTTCTTAATGTACGAGATGCAAATATATATAAGCATTTACCACtcgtatatacttatatatatttctagtTTTTTAGTATGATACATTTGCAAAATACAGAGTCGTAGAAATACAACGTGTACACCTTGAAGACAGGTATTCGGTGTCGAAAACGAACGTCCATATACGCATATATATATTGTTCTTTTTCAGGATTACTTTTGTAGTTTCGTTACAATTtcgatatattttcaatatccaAGGGATGGCATagttatatgtataaattaaatataaaacaaaagctTTATCCCTTAATAGCTATCTTTAAATATAGAAACGTTGCTTTCACATACCGAATCTTCAATGCATCGATCTTCTTAAACGGAATAAACAGGATTTAAATAGGATCCTTCCCTTGCAACAGCGCGTTATCTTAATAAACACGAGGCTAATAAAGAATTCAACGTATCGTACATACAATAGAGAAGTCAGAAATATTCGTGACAATGTACAGCGTATTTCTTATCGTTAATCGAGCACGGGGATCAAGTGCCCTATACCTTAATCTTAAATGTTAAGTCGCTCGTTTATCTTACATCTTACAGATTCGTGGAAGTACGACGCTTTTATTTAACTTATATTGTAGACacgttatgtacaatttagCGCGGGATTATGGTTGCCTCGTTACTCGCTAACGAAAAGGTACGAATGACATCATTCGTAAATTCACTCAGAGACGCCTTAGGACGGGAAACAGACGATTGATCGATCGCGTCGAA from Bombus affinis isolate iyBomAffi1 chromosome 3, iyBomAffi1.2, whole genome shotgun sequence encodes:
- the LOC126914068 gene encoding KRR1 small subunit processome component homolog, which produces MSDFEKEHGPKITGPVDNAWSLKIPSFKPEDNPHRLLEESSFATLFPKYREQYLKEHWPLIQKSLEEHAIKAELDLIEGSMSVKTTRKTWDPYIIIKARDMLKLMSRSVPFEQAMRVLQDDIGSDIIKISSFVRNREKFVKRRQRLIGPKGCTLKSIELLTNCYVVVQGQTVAALGPYKGLIQVRRIVEDTMKNIHPIYNIKALMIKRELAKDPKLKNENWERFLPKFNSKNISKRKQPKNRKEKKPYTPFPPPQQESKVDKMIASGEYFLKEEQKIAKRKREQDIRHQEAEKKRQERRAEAFVPPEEQSKEKKEQNNEINLDEFKKKVKKALKKRGGRS